A stretch of the Acomys russatus chromosome 23, mAcoRus1.1, whole genome shotgun sequence genome encodes the following:
- the LOC127206493 gene encoding transcription factor BTF3 — MKETIMNQEKLAKLQAQVRIGGKGTARRKKKVVHRTATADDKKLQFSLKKLGVNNISGIEEVNMFTNQGTVIHFNNPKVQASLAANTFTITGHAETKQLTEMLPSILNQLGADSLTSLRRLAEALPKQSVDGKAPLATGEDDDDEVPDLVENFDEASKNEAN; from the coding sequence ATGAAAGAAACGATCATGAACCAGGAAAAACTCGCCAAGCTGCAGGCACAAGTGCGCATTGGTGGGAAAGGAACTGCTCGCAGAAAGAAGAAGGTGGTTcacagaacagccacagcagatGATAAAAAACTGCAGTTCTCCTTAAAGAAGTTGGGGGTAAACAATATCTCTGGTATTGAAGAGGTGAACATGTTTACAAACCAAGGGACAGTGATCCATTTTAACAACCCTAAAGTTCAGGCATCTctggcagcaaacaccttcacTATTACGGGCCACGCTGAGACAAAGCAGCTGACAGAAATGCTCCCCAGCATCCTCAACCAGCTTGGTGCAGACAGTCTGACTAGTTTAAGGAGACTGGCTGAAGCTCTGCCCAAACAATCTGTGGATGGAAAAGCACCACTTGCTACTggagaggatgatgatgatgaggttcCAGATCTGGTGGAGAATTTTGATGAGGCTTCTAAGAACGAGGCAAACTGA